The Nitrospira sp. KM1 genome includes a window with the following:
- the bfr gene encoding bacterioferritin, whose translation MKAKEGVINLLNKILTADLTAINQYFVHAKMCENWGYERLHHKVRERSIDEMKDADELIGHILYLEGVPNVQRMNTVHVGETVPEQLKLDLKAEQEMLSVLSEGVVHCTKVSDFTTRHMLEDMAKDVDAHIDWIETQMETIKQIGLENYLAEQIKKES comes from the coding sequence ATGAAAGCAAAGGAAGGTGTTATCAACCTGCTGAACAAGATCCTGACGGCCGACCTCACAGCGATCAATCAATATTTTGTTCATGCAAAAATGTGCGAGAATTGGGGCTATGAACGCCTCCACCACAAGGTACGTGAGCGAAGCATCGATGAAATGAAGGACGCTGACGAATTGATCGGCCACATCCTGTATCTCGAAGGTGTGCCGAATGTCCAGCGGATGAATACCGTTCATGTAGGCGAAACAGTTCCGGAACAACTCAAATTGGACTTGAAAGCCGAGCAAGAGATGCTCAGCGTGCTCAGCGAAGGAGTGGTTCATTGCACCAAAGTGTCGGATTTCACGACTCGCCATATGTTGGAAGATATGGCGAAAGACGTGGATGCGCACATCGATTGGATCGAAACACAAATGGAGACGATCAAACAGATCGGATTGGAGAATTATCTCGCTGAGCAGATCAAGAAAGAGTCTTGA
- the topA gene encoding type I DNA topoisomerase produces the protein MAKSLIIVESPTKAKTITKYLGRGYTVMASVGHVKDLPTSKLGVDLDDDFKPQYVTIKGKSKVLAEIKKKAEEADKVFLAPDPDREGEAIAWHLAEELRGKSKKKSDGKVFRVLFNEITESAIKRALQSPGQIDMKLVNAQQARRVLDRIVGYQGSQLLWKKVRRGLSMGRVQSVAVRLMCEREQEREAFRTEEYWSITALLAGAIPPPFEARLHSINGEEASIANADQAQAIVFAIQGKTFTVTSVERKEKKRNPVAPFITSRLQQEAARKLHFTPKKTMTLAQQLYEGIEIGAEGATGLITYMRTDSPRISQEAMADARQLIQDRFGAEYLPAVPNVYKTQKAAQEAHEAIRPTSASRDPESIRQYLEQDQYNLYKLIWNRFIASQMVPAILDVTRIESTPLETQERYVFRSSGTVVKFPGHTIVYREGVDKELLAQKTKPDEEADEGSERQLPELNEGERLRLIEQPEQTVPGVLSKQHFTQPPPRYNEALLIKELEEKGIGRPSTYAAIISTIQDRKYVEKVEGRFIPTETGRTVNDFLIKGFPAIVNVDFTSHLEEELDEVEEGNKPWVDAVRDFYDPFTSDLERAKTIPGPKDTVEPPTDIPCEKCGRMMEIKWGRNGKFLACPGYKDDPPCKNTQNFEKLPDGTIKIVPKQELTTDQVCDKCGSPMVVKTGRFGKFIACSAYPECKTTKPLALGVKCPQPGCDGDLVQKRTRKGRSFFACSKYPQCEFALWDRPVNKVCPTCSAPFLIEKVSKQTGRSVQCRNEECGYREAG, from the coding sequence ATGGCAAAATCTCTTATCATTGTCGAGTCACCGACCAAGGCCAAGACCATTACCAAGTATTTGGGACGTGGGTACACGGTCATGGCCTCAGTCGGTCATGTGAAAGATCTGCCAACCAGCAAACTTGGGGTTGATCTGGACGACGATTTCAAACCGCAGTATGTCACGATCAAGGGCAAGTCCAAGGTGCTGGCTGAAATCAAGAAAAAGGCCGAAGAGGCCGACAAGGTATTTCTGGCTCCGGACCCGGATAGGGAAGGGGAGGCGATCGCCTGGCACTTGGCCGAGGAGTTGCGGGGGAAATCAAAAAAGAAATCGGACGGAAAAGTGTTTCGGGTTCTCTTTAACGAAATCACGGAATCCGCCATCAAGCGCGCGCTGCAGTCTCCTGGCCAAATTGATATGAAACTGGTCAATGCGCAGCAGGCGCGCCGGGTATTGGATAGAATCGTCGGTTATCAGGGCAGTCAGCTCTTGTGGAAGAAAGTTCGCCGCGGGCTGTCCATGGGACGCGTTCAGTCGGTCGCCGTCCGTCTGATGTGCGAACGCGAGCAGGAGCGCGAGGCATTCCGCACGGAAGAGTATTGGTCCATCACCGCCCTGCTTGCCGGAGCGATTCCCCCGCCGTTCGAAGCCAGATTGCATAGTATCAATGGTGAAGAAGCCTCGATTGCTAACGCCGATCAAGCGCAAGCGATCGTCTTTGCCATTCAGGGAAAAACCTTCACCGTCACCTCCGTCGAGCGAAAGGAAAAGAAGCGGAATCCGGTCGCACCATTTATCACCAGCCGCCTGCAGCAGGAGGCGGCACGGAAGCTCCATTTTACGCCGAAAAAGACGATGACTCTTGCTCAGCAACTCTATGAAGGTATAGAAATTGGCGCAGAAGGGGCCACCGGCCTCATTACCTACATGCGTACCGATTCTCCGAGGATCTCGCAGGAGGCGATGGCAGATGCCCGCCAACTGATCCAGGATCGCTTCGGCGCGGAATATCTCCCCGCCGTGCCGAACGTCTATAAAACGCAGAAGGCCGCGCAGGAGGCGCACGAAGCGATTCGGCCCACGTCCGCGTCGCGGGATCCGGAATCGATCAGGCAATATCTCGAACAAGATCAATATAACCTCTATAAACTCATCTGGAATCGGTTCATCGCGTCTCAGATGGTGCCGGCAATTCTCGACGTGACGCGGATTGAATCGACGCCGCTCGAGACGCAAGAGCGGTATGTGTTCCGATCCAGCGGGACCGTCGTCAAGTTTCCAGGCCATACCATCGTCTACCGCGAAGGAGTCGACAAAGAGTTGCTTGCACAGAAGACGAAGCCGGATGAAGAGGCCGACGAAGGCTCTGAGCGGCAATTGCCCGAATTGAACGAAGGGGAGCGGCTCAGGCTGATCGAACAGCCGGAACAGACCGTTCCAGGCGTGCTGTCAAAACAACATTTCACTCAGCCGCCGCCTCGCTACAACGAAGCGCTGCTGATCAAGGAGCTTGAAGAAAAGGGAATTGGAAGACCATCTACGTATGCCGCCATTATTTCGACGATCCAAGACCGTAAGTATGTCGAGAAGGTGGAAGGACGCTTCATTCCTACGGAAACGGGGCGCACCGTCAACGATTTTTTGATCAAGGGGTTTCCGGCGATTGTGAACGTCGATTTCACGTCTCATCTCGAGGAAGAGCTCGACGAGGTCGAGGAGGGTAACAAGCCGTGGGTCGATGCGGTGCGCGATTTCTACGATCCGTTCACATCGGATTTGGAAAGAGCCAAAACCATCCCCGGCCCTAAAGACACCGTTGAACCTCCCACCGACATTCCCTGTGAGAAATGCGGCAGAATGATGGAAATCAAGTGGGGAAGAAACGGAAAATTTCTCGCCTGCCCAGGGTACAAGGACGATCCGCCGTGCAAGAATACTCAGAACTTTGAGAAATTGCCTGATGGAACGATCAAGATCGTTCCGAAGCAAGAATTGACGACAGACCAAGTGTGTGACAAATGTGGAAGTCCGATGGTCGTCAAGACCGGACGATTCGGAAAATTCATTGCTTGCTCCGCATATCCGGAATGCAAAACGACCAAGCCATTGGCACTCGGAGTGAAATGTCCCCAGCCCGGATGCGATGGCGATCTGGTTCAGAAAAGAACCCGCAAAGGTCGTTCGTTTTTCGCGTGTAGTAAGTATCCGCAATGTGAGTTTGCTTTGTGGGATCGTCCTGTCAACAAAGTCTGCCCGACCTGCAGCGCGCCATTTCTGATTGAAAAAGTCAGCAAACAGACCGGACGCAGTGTGCAATGCCGGAATGAAGAGTGCGGATATCGAGAAGCCGGCTAG